From Halapricum desulfuricans, a single genomic window includes:
- a CDS encoding ArnT family glycosyltransferase, translating to MGTWSGWFGRASEQVRDDVRSDPYLVYILLVTLVLAGFWFWHRVPIFATWDEHDRVLDPLVTYSSVINDPSFSGLREGITWSREPWAGTTYLYVIAVLPVVLVAALTGQVDAIAGIGIPTGGYAHYETWASTPRWVWTWSLVLIRLTNVLFAVGTVYLTYRLGTRIWDRPTGRIASVLLGLTLGFVKLAKEGGEDIPATFFLLASLYALVLFLESDDDRRFYQASAAGAVGMVFKLTVAPIVLLIGLAHLLGARSADGSFRDAVWRPRLILTGAGIGLAVMILGTPTLLVGSVREVTARWFLSGGERVSTAVGPTAPTWWWFLRTYFSAFGIPLFVGAVLGVGASLYLFGKRLVALPDPRAAAPQLDSIWLLVAHLGAFLLLISTWHDWRVHHLLPTFPAIMLLTAWTFRELGRRRRTVARVGLAILIVSTSIYAGVGVAGYASMPRDEATDWLRDNAEENATMETYYHGFLENAIPHDMRINPIWTDDESAIDRCPAYIQIGYKELLYLRDIPDDQRGYDVDTNVDARAAYVRALIDGKYNYTIVKEFGERPPNFVPDRAEPGSLRDLIPLGIYPHSDQYGDEQEFAANQYVAILKLDGECNRSRDPPW from the coding sequence ATGGGAACGTGGTCGGGCTGGTTCGGACGCGCGAGCGAGCAAGTCCGCGACGACGTTCGCTCGGACCCGTATCTGGTCTATATCCTGCTCGTCACGCTCGTCCTTGCGGGGTTCTGGTTCTGGCATCGGGTTCCGATATTCGCGACGTGGGACGAACACGACCGGGTGCTCGATCCGCTGGTCACGTACAGTTCGGTCATCAACGACCCCAGTTTCAGCGGGCTCCGGGAGGGAATTACCTGGAGTCGAGAGCCGTGGGCCGGGACTACCTATCTGTACGTGATCGCGGTGTTGCCGGTCGTGCTCGTCGCAGCGCTGACCGGGCAGGTCGACGCCATCGCCGGGATCGGAATTCCGACCGGCGGCTACGCACACTACGAGACCTGGGCCTCGACGCCGCGCTGGGTGTGGACGTGGAGCCTCGTGCTCATCAGGCTCACGAACGTCCTGTTCGCCGTCGGGACGGTCTATCTCACCTATCGGCTCGGAACCCGGATCTGGGATCGGCCGACCGGTCGCATCGCGTCTGTCCTGCTCGGGCTGACGCTCGGATTCGTGAAACTCGCCAAGGAAGGCGGCGAGGACATCCCGGCGACGTTTTTCCTGCTCGCATCGCTGTACGCGCTCGTGCTGTTTCTGGAATCCGACGACGACAGGCGGTTCTACCAGGCCAGCGCCGCCGGTGCAGTGGGGATGGTCTTCAAGCTCACCGTCGCGCCGATCGTCCTGTTGATCGGACTGGCCCACCTGTTGGGTGCGCGGTCGGCGGACGGATCGTTCAGGGACGCGGTCTGGCGGCCGCGGTTGATATTGACAGGTGCCGGGATCGGACTTGCCGTGATGATACTCGGCACGCCGACGCTGCTAGTCGGATCGGTCCGGGAAGTCACGGCGCGGTGGTTTCTGAGCGGGGGCGAACGTGTGTCGACGGCAGTCGGCCCGACGGCCCCGACGTGGTGGTGGTTCCTGCGGACGTACTTCAGCGCGTTCGGGATCCCGCTGTTCGTCGGAGCGGTACTCGGCGTCGGCGCCAGTCTCTACCTCTTCGGGAAGCGGCTCGTCGCGCTCCCGGATCCGAGAGCGGCCGCGCCACAGCTGGACAGCATCTGGCTGCTCGTCGCTCACCTCGGAGCCTTCCTGTTGCTCATCTCGACGTGGCACGACTGGCGTGTTCATCACCTGCTCCCGACGTTCCCGGCGATTATGCTTCTGACAGCGTGGACGTTCAGGGAACTCGGACGCCGTCGCCGGACAGTAGCCAGAGTCGGGCTCGCGATACTGATCGTCTCGACGTCCATATACGCTGGTGTCGGCGTCGCGGGCTACGCGTCGATGCCCCGCGACGAGGCGACCGACTGGTTGCGCGACAACGCCGAGGAGAACGCGACGATGGAGACGTACTATCACGGATTCCTCGAAAACGCGATCCCACACGACATGCGGATCAATCCGATCTGGACGGACGACGAGAGCGCGATCGATCGCTGTCCCGCCTACATCCAGATCGGATACAAGGAACTGCTGTATCTGCGGGACATCCCTGACGACCAGCGGGGCTACGACGTGGATACGAACGTCGACGCCCGGGCGGCGTACGTCCGGGCACTGATTGATGGAAAGTACAACTACACGATCGTCAAGGAGTTCGGCGAGCGACCGCCGAACTTCGTCCCCGACCGCGCGGAGCCGGGATCGCTACGTGATCTGATCCCGCTGGGCATCTACCCTCACAGCGACCAGTACGGCGACGAACAGGAGTTCGCGGCAAACCAGTACGTCGCTATCCTGAAGCTAGACGGGGAGTGCAACCGGTCACGGGACCCGCCGTGGTGA
- a CDS encoding DolP-mannose mannosyltransferase, translating into MEFPDAVPVDSTRELHDWLVDNWWVVLVAGSVGVVGLATVVKFAGSPFYIHKDSALFQHGGWYILNGGTLYVDIWDLKPPLIYWVSAVLALLSFGNMAVLQIYGIIAAVAAVSGGIIFVGLTAHRLTDDRFAALVAAGSMLLVTSLYTFPYAGIRPKYFAFLCGAGALYFALEDRSLASGVAAALAAGFWQLGGLLAFLVVAINADRGGARGAGRTIAGGLVVTVLTVLPFVLTGRTIPLFVEVVLGPIYGVERYTLVGRLLTLIVELGPGLLLVPIAFAGYALAIRRDWRTYWWVASGGGLYSLQIFLEFQGTIELVLFFVFLALGAGVLTAELSVPSRQSTLAGVLVVLILLSGLWAESSVIPGNDAAVDLQEDHDIPNYEDLPPDPPNSPSMQEIYWEKQKPDNCHYRLGHKQKYFEMVTGGSINKTTCGQWPYDREPLPWVLDALNPLS; encoded by the coding sequence ATGGAATTCCCGGATGCCGTGCCGGTCGACTCGACTCGGGAGTTGCACGACTGGCTGGTGGACAACTGGTGGGTCGTCCTCGTCGCCGGCTCCGTCGGCGTGGTGGGGCTCGCGACGGTCGTGAAATTCGCGGGCTCGCCGTTCTACATCCACAAGGACTCGGCGCTGTTCCAGCACGGCGGCTGGTACATCCTGAACGGTGGGACGCTGTACGTCGACATCTGGGATCTCAAGCCCCCGCTCATCTACTGGGTGTCGGCCGTCCTCGCGCTGCTGTCGTTCGGCAACATGGCCGTCCTCCAGATCTACGGCATCATCGCCGCGGTCGCCGCCGTCTCCGGCGGGATCATCTTCGTCGGGCTGACGGCCCACCGGCTCACTGACGATCGCTTTGCCGCGCTCGTCGCCGCCGGGTCGATGCTTCTGGTCACGTCGCTGTACACGTTCCCCTACGCCGGCATCCGGCCGAAGTACTTCGCGTTCCTGTGTGGTGCCGGGGCTCTGTATTTCGCCCTCGAGGACCGCTCTCTCGCCAGCGGCGTCGCTGCCGCGCTCGCGGCCGGCTTCTGGCAACTCGGCGGGTTGCTCGCGTTTCTCGTCGTCGCGATCAACGCCGATCGCGGCGGCGCTCGCGGTGCCGGACGGACGATTGCCGGCGGACTCGTCGTGACAGTGCTGACCGTATTGCCCTTTGTCCTCACCGGCAGAACGATCCCGCTCTTCGTCGAGGTCGTCCTCGGTCCGATCTACGGCGTCGAACGGTACACGCTCGTCGGACGGTTGCTCACGCTGATCGTCGAACTCGGCCCCGGACTCTTGCTCGTTCCGATTGCGTTCGCCGGCTACGCGCTGGCGATCCGGCGAGACTGGCGGACGTACTGGTGGGTCGCTTCCGGCGGTGGACTGTACTCGCTGCAGATCTTCCTGGAGTTTCAGGGCACTATCGAGCTCGTCCTGTTTTTCGTCTTCCTCGCGCTCGGCGCTGGCGTGCTCACGGCCGAGCTCTCGGTGCCGTCACGCCAGTCGACGCTCGCCGGCGTGCTCGTCGTCCTGATACTGCTCTCGGGCCTGTGGGCCGAAAGCTCGGTAATCCCGGGCAACGACGCTGCCGTTGACCTCCAGGAGGACCACGACATTCCCAACTACGAGGATCTGCCGCCGGACCCGCCCAACTCGCCGTCGATGCAGGAGATCTACTGGGAGAAACAAAAGCCTGACAACTGCCATTACCGGCTCGGTCACAAACAGAAGTACTTCGAAATGGTGACCGGCGGATCGATAAACAAGACTACCTGTGGACAGTGGCCGTACGACCGGGAGCCGCTGCCGTGGGTTCTGGATGCGTTGAACCCCCTATCCTGA